In Naumovozyma dairenensis CBS 421 chromosome 2, complete genome, the following are encoded in one genomic region:
- the LOA1 gene encoding lysophosphatidic acid acyltransferase LOA1 (similar to Saccharomyces cerevisiae VPS66 (YPR139C); ancestral locus Anc_3.477) — MEKFTNWRDKGTGIAPFLPPTSGNNKDPNVVIQLGYGLILLIKMIIISPLIILFHITGSRTVLKWNLGSLFGWKSDINVVGVKRRLVKPEKHYPMKSQLYVVNYQSSLDCLMLYLISQGSCSFLVPDSDGSIYKMRLFKFICFTLNGSLNVTKYSKEKVQNLGALKNTVNFLFIEGTCSNGKSVLPFGINSSELKSFIDPEWEMNNRHNFDIQNIILKINNSLVTPLPVGKFTFLIRMLTKKVHYKCKITEPQRISATLDELRSSLNDGDKYKLVSKTLGIESKREFVEKYTKTRKV, encoded by the coding sequence ATGGAAAAGTTTACGAATTGGAGAGATAAGGGGACTGGTATTGCTCCATTTTTACCGCCTACTTCTGGGAATAATAAAGATCCTAATGTGGTCATTCAATTGGGGTATGgattgatattattgattaaGATGATTATAATATCTCCATTAattattcttttccatATCACTGGTTCTCGAACCGTATTAAAATGGAATTTAGGTTCATTATTTGGATGGAAAAGTGACATTAATGTAGTTGGAGTGAAAAGACGATTGGTTAAACCTGAGAAACATTATCCGATGAAATCACAGTTATACGTTGtaaattatcaatcatCTTTAGATTGTTTAATgttatatttgatttcacAGGGTAGTTGTTCATTTTTGGTACCAGATTCTGATGGTTCTATTTATAAGATGcgattatttaaatttatttgttttacTTTGAATGGATCATTAAATGTTACCAAATACAGTAAGGAAAAGGTCCAAAATTTGGGAGCGTTGAAAAATACTgttaatttcttatttatcGAGGGGACATGTTCCAATGGCAAAAGTGTATTACCATTTGGGATAAACTCATctgaattgaaaagtttcatTGATCCAGAATGGGAAATGAACAATCGTCATAATTTCGacattcaaaatattattttgaaaatcaataattcattagtGACACCTTTACCTGTTGGGAAATTTACGTTCTTAATTAGGATGTTAACTAAAAAAGTTCATTATAAATGTAAGATCACTGAACCCCAAAGGATTAGTGCTACATTAGATGAATTAAGAAGTTCATTAAATGATGGTGATAAATATAAGTTAGTTTCCAAGACTTTAGGTATTGAATCGAAGAGAGAATTTGTCGAGAAATATACTAAAACTAGAAAGGTATAG
- the KAR3 gene encoding Kar3p (similar to Saccharomyces cerevisiae KAR3 (YPR141C); ancestral locus Anc_3.479) has product MRRNNERTYSNSLLPKTPIRYSTGGSGTSSIPDVNFTNDLDKQYKRRFTTTPPRPAISRTQAKRPTNSNESTSVRASLIGSSDGNNSIIPNDNNDNCSNYSPDKNLTSFHKDSIVELNQLQEELFQKKTIFDNLRDELNVNKDEYANLQSEWEKLYKEKNSKEQLLKSKENEIRNLNEKLTNKKKYLNEGHQLHLKQLEAKNNAEFNKMENEYRLKIEKLKQSKIKKFEDNRNALLNKVEDISNKILTNDDTLKVMLADVEEKNRTIKEEWLQKYHAEWKTNLEINEKITNEVGSLNERIEKELEPKAKAQKSEIKNLKEKLDDLQNILKTTQSESSNLESEILENDLKVEEKLRRKVELEDYIENTEVDLKEINEILIKEETMRRSLHNTLQELRGNIRVYCRIRPPILPQESNNTSHLKVSEFDDNNGTQTLEIQKALNNNSSNNSTTLKFKFDKIFNQNETNDDVFKEVGQLVQSSLDGYNVCIFAYGQTGSGKTYTMLHPKDGIIPATISHIFNWTNNLKERGWKYEIECEFVEIYNENIVDLLRNEHDNNGKVNDLLASPSQSNSTKHEIRHDPETQTTKVTNITTCKLDSKITVDNILRRANKLRSTASTLSNEHSSRSHSIFIIHLKGTNEITGEKSYGILNLVDLAGSERINSSQVTGERLRETQNINRSLSCLGDVIHALTGSEKDKENAKKRHIPFRNSKLTYLLQYSLIGNSKTLMFVNISPSINYVNETLNSLRFASKVNSAKMGGATISK; this is encoded by the coding sequence ATGAGAAGGAATAATGAACGTACCTATTCAAATAGTCTACTCCCCAAAACCCCAATACGATATAGTACTGGAGGGAGCGGAACATCGTCAATCCCGGATGTAAATTTTACCAATGACTTAGATAAACAATATAAAAGGCGGTTTACTACTACTCCCCCAAGACCAGCGATTTCTCGAACACAGGCGAAAAGACCTACCAATAGTAATGAATCAACTTCTGTTAGAGCGTCTTTAATAGGATCCTCGGACGGGAATAATTCGATAATAccaaatgataataatgataattgtAGTAATTACTCTCCAGATAAGAATTTGACATCTTTCCATAAGGATAGTATAGTGGAGTTAAACCAATTACAGGAggaattgtttcaaaagaaaacaatttttgataatttaagaGACGAACTAAACGTAAATAAAGATGAGTATGCTAATTTACAATCTGAATGGGAGAAACTGTACAAGGAAAAGAATAGTAAAGAACAACTATTGAAAtcaaaggaaaatgaaattaggaatttgaatgaaaagttaactaataagaaaaaatatttaaatgaagGACATCAATTAcatttgaaacaattggaAGCTAAGAATAATGCTGAGTTTaataaaatggaaaatgaGTATCGCTTGAAAATTGAGAAACTGAAACAAAgtaaaatcaaaaaatttgaagataacaGAAATGCGTTATTGAATAAAGTGgaagatatttcaaataaaattctAACTAACGATGATACTCTAAAAGTTATGTTAGCTGATGTGGAGGAGAAAAATAGAActataaaagaagaatggTTGCAAAAATATCATGCAGAATGGAAAACGAATCTAGAgataaatgaaaaaatcacCAATGAAGTTGGATCTCTCaatgaaagaattgaaaaggaattagaACCCAAGGCGAAAGCGCAAAAGTCGGAAATCAAAAACCTTAAAGAAAAGCTAGATGACTTGCAAAACATCTTGAAAACGACCCAAAGTGAGTCATCGAATTTAGAGAGCGAAATTCTCGAAAATGATCTAAAGGTTGAAGAGAAATTGAGACGTAAAGTTGAACTAGAGgattatattgaaaatacaGAAGTcgatttgaaagaaatcaatgaaatattgaTTAAGGAAGAAACGATGAGACGTAGTTTACATAATACTTTACAAGAGTTAAGAGGTAACATTAGAGTATATTGTAGAATTCGTCCGCCGATTTTACCACAGGAAAGCAACAACACCAGCCATCTAAAGGTGTctgaatttgatgataaCAATGGTACTCAAACCCTGGAAATACAAAAGgcattgaataataatagcaGCAATAACTCCACaactttgaaatttaaattcgataaaatattcaatcaaaatgaaacaaaCGATGATGTTTTTAAAGAAGTTGGTCAATTGGTACAAAGTTCATTAGATGGTTACAATGTTTGTATTTTTGCGTATGGTCAAACGGGATCAGGTAAGACTTATACTATGCTACATCCTAAAGATGGTATCATTCCTGCTACTATATCGcacattttcaattggacgaataatttgaaagaaagagGGTGGaaatatgaaattgaatgtGAATTTGtggaaatatataatgaaaatatcgTTGATCTTTTAAGAAATGAACACGATAATAACGGCAAAGTCAATGACTTGTTGGCTTCACCATCGCAGTCTAATTCAACTAAACATGAAATAAGACATGATCCAGAAACTCAAACAACTAAGGTAACAAATATAACGACGTGTAAGCTTGATTCAAAGATCACTGTAGATAACATCCTACGAAGAGCAAATAAATTGAGATCAACAGCTAGTACACTTTCGAATGAACATTCTTCACGTTCCCATAGTATCTTTATTATCCATTTGAAGGGGACGAATGAAATAACTGGAGAAAAGTCATATGGTATTTTAAACTTGGTTGATTTAGCAGGTTcagaaagaattaattcATCCCAGGTAACTGGGGAAAGATTAAGAGAGActcaaaatatcaatagATCTTTAAGTTGTCTCGGTGATGTCATTCATGCTTTAACAGGCTCGGAAAAGGACAAAGAGAATGCGAAGAAAAGACATATTCCTTTCAGAAATTCCAAATTGACTTATTTGTTAcaatattcattaattggGAATTCTAAGACCTTAATGTTTGTCAATATATCTCCTAGTATAAATTATGTCAATGAAACTTTGAATTCTTTACGTTTTGCATCAAAAGTTAATTCCGCAAAAATGGGAGGAGCAACTATAtcgaaataa
- the TAZ1 gene encoding lysophosphatidylcholine acyltransferase (similar to Saccharomyces cerevisiae TAZ1 (YPR140W); ancestral locus Anc_3.478) has protein sequence MSFPDVLRNGDDFLKQYPRQSRIWTILSYGTSLITVSLSKLFLHTFYSIKVNNFEVLEKAVQTAENENRGIMTMMNHMSMVDDPTFWAAFPLRLYRQKENIRWCLGAENICFQNKFLGYMFSLGQVLSTKRFGVGPFQGSIDAAIRLLSPDDSLESLTWRPSKGINESLKQQQNSSSLTNPPIRRNKPSWVHVYPEGFVLQLHPPYSNSMRYFKWGITRMILESTKPPVIVPIFTTGFENIISEESEESFLKQLWKSFGTEINITIGDPLDNKLIDNFRNEWNQLVEKYFDPENPTNLSTRLKYGEEAQDLRSRVAAELRNHVAKIRHDVRNLPKEDPRFQSPAWWKKYTSSEGKSDPDVKFIGKNWAIKRLQNILNIEPAMDNNNNGDETRNKRETSSNKPDIKKD, from the coding sequence ATGTCCTTCCCAGACGTCTTGAGAAACGGTGACGATTTCTTAAAACAATATCCTAGACAAAGTAGAATATGGACAATACTATCATATGGTACTTCCTTAATCACAGTAAGTCTCTCCAAACTATTCTTACATACATTCTATAGCATCAAAGTGAACAATTTCGAAGTTCTTGAAAAGGCTGTTCAAACTgcagaaaatgaaaatagaGGTATAATGACAATGATGAATCACATGTCCATGGTGGATGACCCGACTTTTTGGGCTGCATTCCCACTACGATTATATAgacaaaaggaaaatattcGATGGTGTTTGGGAGCtgaaaatatttgtttccaaaataaattcttaGGTTACATGTTCTCATTGGGACAAGTATTAAGTACCAAGAGGTTTGGGGTGGGTCCATTTCAAGGGTCAATTGATGCTGCAATTAGATTGTTGAGCCCAGATGATTCTTTGGAAAGCTTGACTTGGAGACCATCCAAAGGtattaatgaatcattgaaacaacaacaaaattcTTCGTCCTTGACTAACCCTCcaataagaagaaataaacCATCGTGGGTTCATGTCTATCCTGAGGGATTTGTTTTACAATTACATCCACCATATTCTAATTCTATGAGATATTTTAAATGGGGGATTACAAGAATGATATTGGAATCTACAAAGCCTCCAGTTATCGTCCCAATTTTCACTACtggatttgaaaatattatttccGAGGAATCGGAAGAATCATTCTTAAAACAACTTTGGAAGAGTTTTGGTACTGAAATTAATATCACCATTGGTGATCCCttggataataaattaatcGATAATTTTAGAAATGAATGGAATCAATTAgtagaaaaatattttgatccCGAGAATCCTACTAATTTATCTACTCGTTTGAAATATGGTGAAGAAGCTCAAGATTTAAGAAGTAGAGTTGCCGCAGAATTGAGAAATCATGTCGCTAAAATCAGACATGATGTTAGAAATTTACCAAAAGAAGATCCCAGATTCCAATCACCCGCTTGGTGGAAAAAATATACCTCATCTGAAGGGAAATCAGATCCAGATGTCAAATTTATTGGTAAAAATTGGGCAATTAAACgtttacaaaatattttgaatattgaaCCAGCAATggataacaataacaacgGTGATGAGacaagaaataaaagagAAACCTCATCTAATAAACCAGATATTAAGAAAGATTAG
- the RRP15 gene encoding rRNA-processing protein RRP15 (similar to Saccharomyces cerevisiae RRP15 (YPR143W); ancestral locus Anc_3.480), whose protein sequence is MSSKGSVTVRKPKMEKVRDEQDTKVKGLEANNSLKELSGSDDSEEEADEIQDDELDLSDVSSVSEANGSEDDGSDAHERGEEDEEEGDDFPKKKKSKKSKHDDGSNDFSSAVNAILSSHLKAYDRKDPIMARNKKVLKKNESDKLEQQARRVLTTERKKLLNKARKKDIIPIASGENQNGEEIRAVLEKETKLRKIAQKGVVKLFNAILSTQVKTEKEIATTMGDIKNRKERETLITEVSKEKFLDLVKAAGEDN, encoded by the coding sequence ATGAGTTCGAAAGGGAGCGTAACGGTGAGGAAACCTAAAATGGAAAAAGTGAGAGATGAGCAAGACACTAAAGTAAAAGGCCTTGAGGCAAATAATAGTCTTAAAGAACTAAGCGGAAGTGACGAcagtgaagaagaagctgaTGAGATtcaagatgatgaattagattTATCTGACGTCTCTTCTGTATCAGAAGCTAATGGTAGCGAAGACGACGGTTCGGATGCCCATGAACGAggagaagaagacgaagaagaaggtgacgactttccaaagaaaaagaagtcTAAGAAAAGTAAGCATGATGATGGTTCCAATGATTTCTCTAGCGCAGTTAACGCAATCTTGTCATCACATTTGAAGGCATATGACAGAAAGGATCCAATTATGgcaagaaataaaaaagtgctgaagaaaaatgaatcaGATAAACTTGAACAGCAAGCCAGAAGGGTCCTAACAACAGAGAGGAAAAAACTATTAAATAAagcaagaaagaaagatatCATCCCAATTGCTTCCGGTGAAAATCAAAATGGTGAAGAGATTAGAGCTGTCCtagaaaaggaaacaaaacTAAGGAAAATTGCCCAAAAGGGTGTTGTAAAACTTTTTAATGCTATTCTTTCGACACAAGTGAAGACTGAAAAGGAAATCGCTACTACCATGGGTGATATCAAGaacagaaaagaaagagaaacCCTTATTACGGAAGTCTCAAAGGAAAAGTTCCTGGACTTGGTTAAGGCAGCCGGTGAAgataattaa
- the PPT1 gene encoding protein serine/threonine phosphatase (similar to Saccharomyces cerevisiae PPT1 (YGR123C); ancestral locus Anc_3.481) — MSTTPTTEAAQQAIDLKNEGNKYIKEKKYTKAVEYYTKAIELDSTQSIFFSNRALAQLKLDNFQSCLDDCNSALELDPKNIKAYHRRGLSQLGLLHFKKAKNDLSIVLKAKPSDATAKRALDMCEKVIREERFKKAIGGDDTDRVNPCQVLNLSSFDANSDLVKYEGPILDFEQLYVDENGDKSTSVGGVAIKNMSQEFISKMVNDVFLKGKNIPKKYAAAIISHADRLFRDEPSLVELSNNKQQDNDEDAMKISVCGDTHGQFYDVLNIFKKFGKVGEKHTYLFNGDFVDRGSWSCEVALLFYSLKILFPKNIFLNRGNHETDNMNKMYGFEDECKYKYSPRIFEMFSRSFESLPLATLINDNYLVMHGGLPSDTSLTVDDIRKINRFTQPPREGLFMELLWSDPQEKDGFGPSQRGLGFSFGSDITKNFLEKNKLRKIFRSHEVRMNGIEFEQNGNLVTVFSAPNYCDSQGNMGGIIHVVPGKGIIAQNGNDDDDLLIETFKAVEHPAVKPMAYSNGGLGF, encoded by the coding sequence ATGTCCACTACTCCAACCACAGAAGCTGCTCAACAAGCCATCGatttaaaaaatgaagGTAATAAATACattaaagagaaaaaatacACAAAAGCTGTCGAATATTACACAAAGGCTATCGAACTTGACTCCACACAgtcaattttcttttctaatagAGCATTAGCCCAATTGAAACTAGACAATTTCCAAAGTTGTCTAGATGATTGTAATAGTGCCCTGGAATTGGATCCTAAGAATATTAAAGCTTATCATAGACGTGGGTTATCACAGTTAGGTTTATTGCATTTTAAGAAGGCAAAGAATGATCTTTCTATTGTGTTAAAGGCTAAGCCTAGTGATGCCACTGCCAAGAGAGCTTTGGATATGTGTGAAAAAGTCATTAGAGAGGAAAGATTTAAGAAGGCCATTGGCGGCGATGATACTGATAGAGTTAACCCATGTCAAGTGCTTAATCTTAGCTCATTTGATGCTAATTCTGATTTGGTTAAATATGAAGGTCCAATATTGGATTTTGAACAACTGTATGTCGATGAAAACGGTGACAAATCAACAAGTGTAGGTGGCGTAGCTATTAAGAATATGTCACAAGAGTTTATTTCCAAGATGGTTAATGATGTCTTCTTGAAAGGGAAAAACATTCCAAAGAAATACGCTGCTGCTATTATTTCTCATGCTGACAGATTATTCAGAGATGAACCAAGTCTTGTCGAACTGTCAAATAACAAACAACAAGACAATGATGAGGATGCTATGAAGATTTCTGTTTGTGGTGATACTCATGGTCAATTTTATGAtgttttaaatatattcaagaaattcGGTAAAGTTGGCGAGAAACATACATACTTGTTCAATGGTGATTTTGTCGATCGTGGTTCTTGGTCATGTGAAGTGGCATTGTTGTTTTAttctttgaagattttattcccaaagaatattttcttgaatagaGGTAATCATGAAACAGATAATATGAACAAAATGTATGGATTTGAAGACGaatgtaaatataaatattccCCACGTATCTTCGAAATGTTCTCTAGGAGTTTTGAAAGTTTACCATTAGCTACTTTAATTAACGATAACTATTTGGTTATGCACGGTGGTTTACCAAGTGATACATCTTTGActgttgatgatattagaaaaattaatagaTTTACTCAACCTCCAAGGGAAGGTTTATTTATGGAGTTACTTTGGTCTGATCCACAAGAAAAGGATGGATTTGGTCCTTCACAACGTGGGTTAGGTTTCTCATTTGGTTCGGATATTACTAAGAATTTCttagagaaaaataaactacGCAAAATCTTCAGATCCCATGAGGTTAGGATGAACGGTATTGAATTCGAGCAAAACGGTAACTTAGTAACAGTATTCAGTGCTCCCAACTATTGTGATTCTCAAGGTAATATGGGTGGTATCATCCACGTTGTACCAGGTAAAGGTATAATTGCCCAAAatggtaatgatgatgatgatttattgattgaaaCTTTCAAAGCTGTTGAACATCCAGCAGTTAAACCTATGGCATATTCTAATGGTGGATTAGGTTTCTAG